A single genomic interval of Agromyces cerinus harbors:
- a CDS encoding ABC transporter permease, translated as MHTRLKDQWPTLLVAALAGTFGVALLHITGLLAAAIAADDVTGESTTVALMLGIVAVVFIVIAVYVSAIVTANTVSTVVAGRTRLIALLRLIGSSARAQRAQIAREGLLVGLIGAAIGVIAGTAIAFGIEQLAVANDLMPATDYDYLNAMIVLPAIAVVITTWLASWVGSRRVLRVRPIQAIGNANEQDREELGRRRGRNITALVLFVVGIGLLVAGVVWGLTEPYGVLVGMVGGLVSFTGIVLGAHVVMPPVLRIVGRLFGASPAARLAAENAVRHPERSSRMTIGLVIGVTLVTTFSVTMESYRAMLVAAQRAQPEMYAGIDEMLNVTVAVFTVLIGFSALIAAIGMVNTLSLSVMQRTRELGLLRALGFDRRQLRHMIVVESAALTLAATATGIVLGFGYGWAGAQALLGGAQGEPTFVLPGIPWALFGGLLVAAGVLTLVASIAPARRAMRVSPVVALAVD; from the coding sequence ATGCACACGCGACTGAAGGACCAGTGGCCGACGCTCCTCGTCGCCGCCCTTGCCGGCACCTTCGGGGTCGCGCTGCTGCACATCACCGGGCTGCTCGCCGCTGCGATCGCCGCCGACGACGTGACCGGCGAGAGCACCACGGTCGCGCTGATGCTCGGCATCGTCGCCGTCGTGTTCATCGTGATCGCGGTCTACGTGAGCGCGATCGTCACGGCGAACACCGTCTCGACCGTCGTTGCCGGTCGCACACGGCTCATCGCCCTGCTCCGCCTCATCGGCTCGAGCGCCCGGGCTCAGCGCGCACAGATCGCCCGTGAGGGGCTGCTCGTGGGCCTCATCGGGGCGGCGATCGGCGTCATCGCCGGCACCGCGATCGCCTTCGGCATCGAGCAGCTGGCCGTCGCGAACGACCTCATGCCCGCCACCGACTACGACTACCTGAACGCGATGATCGTGCTGCCGGCGATCGCCGTCGTGATCACCACGTGGCTCGCCTCGTGGGTCGGCTCGCGCCGGGTGCTGCGAGTGCGGCCGATCCAGGCCATCGGCAACGCCAACGAGCAGGACCGCGAGGAGCTCGGCCGTCGTCGTGGGCGCAACATCACCGCCCTCGTGCTGTTCGTCGTGGGCATCGGCCTGCTGGTCGCCGGCGTGGTCTGGGGTCTGACCGAACCGTACGGCGTGCTCGTCGGCATGGTCGGCGGTCTCGTCTCGTTCACGGGCATCGTGCTCGGCGCACACGTCGTGATGCCCCCGGTGCTGCGCATCGTCGGCCGGCTCTTCGGTGCCTCGCCGGCGGCCCGCCTCGCCGCCGAGAACGCCGTGCGCCACCCCGAGCGGAGCTCGCGCATGACCATCGGCCTCGTGATCGGCGTCACCCTCGTGACCACGTTCTCGGTGACGATGGAGTCGTACCGGGCGATGCTCGTCGCCGCGCAACGAGCACAGCCCGAGATGTACGCCGGCATCGACGAGATGCTGAACGTCACCGTCGCGGTCTTCACGGTGCTCATCGGGTTCAGCGCCCTCATCGCCGCGATCGGCATGGTGAACACCCTGTCGCTGAGCGTCATGCAGCGCACGCGCGAGCTCGGCCTGTTGCGCGCGCTCGGCTTCGACCGTCGGCAGCTGCGTCACATGATCGTCGTCGAGAGCGCCGCCCTCACGCTCGCGGCCACCGCCACCGGCATCGTGCTCGGCTTCGGCTACGGCTGGGCGGGTGCGCAGGCACTGCTCGGCGGTGCGCAGGGGGAGCCGACGTTTGTGCTCCCGGGCATTCCGTGGGCGCTGTTCGGCGGTCTGCTCGTGGCCGCGGGCGTCCTGACGCTCGTCGCCTCCATCGCTCCGGCACGGCGCGCGATGCGCGTCTCGCCGGTGGTCGCCCTCGCGGTCGACTAG